The Balaenoptera acutorostrata chromosome 6, mBalAcu1.1, whole genome shotgun sequence genome includes the window GTATCTTCAGTATTTTTGCACCCCATTCCTCCTGGGTGCAGTTGTATAGCGGGGCACGCCCACCTCCTCGCAGCAGGGGCACTTCTAAGGGCTGCCACCAaggggagtgggtgggggaagACTTTGCAAAATACAGAGCAGAATCCGGTCTTCTCAGTCCCTGATCTCAGGCACTGCTGGTCTGGTCCGGTGGGAGCTGACAGCTTAGGCCTCCCGGCTGATGGAACTAGGCTCCACTCCGTGGGGTCCTTGATTGGATCCGACCTGCACTGAGCCGCTGAGATCCTCCCAGAATTCCGCTACCCTTTTTCCATATGGGAAAAGAGCTAATGAGAGCGTTATACCGAGACGGCCTTAACCTGCCCAAATCTGTAGGAAAAGGAATCCCAAGGGCCAGCTCTGTCCCTTTACCCTGCGGCTCTCTCCTTCTCATACACACCCCAAATTTAGCCTGCAGGTGCGAGAACCCTAACATTCGACAGCTGCACCTCCCTCCAGAACTACAGTTCCCAGCAGACCTGGGGCAGAGCCCCGCCCGCGTGCGGGTAAGCAATGGTCCAGAGGGGGCGGGCCTGCAGGCGGGGGGCGGAACCGGGAGGCACCGGGCTGGCGGCGGGCCTGTGCCAGGAGCTGGGCACAGAACAGAAGAGGAAGGTGGGGGCTAAGGGGCGTGACCTCAAGTGCGCGTGACAATGTGGGAGGATGGTCGGGCGCCAGGGGCGGAGCTGGACTCTGAGACTCAAGACGAGACCGAATGACTGGGGCGTGGCCGAGCAGCCAGGGGGCGGGGCTCCAGGACAGCCTCAGCTGTCCCCAGCTAGGCAGCGCCCCGCGCCGCACCGTGGCAGCTCAACTTCTGCTAACTTGGAGGGGATCTGCGGGAGCCTCCCTTCACCCCCACTTCTGGGGTTACTTCCGTGAGTGCGCCCAGCGGGAAGACCTTGGGGGGTTGCTGAGGGAAAATATTTCCCGAACTTTCGCTCCTACAGATGAGTAGGTGGGGCGAGCCTGGACACCTGGGCCCCTTCTTCTGCCGCGGTTCCCAGCGGGCGACCGCCCTCTTGACCTCAGTCTGTCCTTTCGGACATATAGCTGCAGCGCTGGGAGTGGGTGTAAAGTATTCCAGGCTGTAGGCTCAGTCACTCTATATCCCCGGATCCGCTCGCTGGGCAGGACGGGGAGAGGGCCCGGATCGAGTTGCCTTTGACATTTCCACCCCCCACCCTACCCCTGGGAATTGTGTTGGACAAAGGACCCAGCGTGGAATGGCCTGCCTTCAGTTCGGCTAGGCCCGACCCTCCCCCTTAGACATTGCTAGGGGCTGGAAGCCAAGACTGAGGTTGACTGTCAAGTGGGGAGAGGCTTGGTTAGGGCAAACCCTACCTGCCAGCATTAGCCTGTGGTTGGCCAGATGGCGGAGGCAGCAGATTACAGGGGTCTCTAGCGGCACCGTTAACACCAGAACCACAGTTCCTCCCCCACAGCCCCTGTACCAGATGCCATTAAAATTGCCACTTCCCATCCCCAAGAAGCCTTCCTGGGGCAAGTAGCAGCACCAGCCCTTGGGAATACAGGCTTCACCATGCCCACACCCCCCTGATGGAAGCCTGTCCCACCCTCTTGGCCACAAAGCTCCTTTTCTCTCCTGCATTCAGATAGCCAGTCAGACCATTAGCTCCCTGTCAGGGTTAAGCTGGGATTTTGGATTCAGGCAACCCTGCTACCTGAGTGACTTCAAACAAGTTCCTTTTTCTGTTTGGGccactgtttcctcatctataaaatgggcactgCAGCTGTGCCTACTATTCAGCATTATTGTTAGGGTTGGATGCCATGGTGGCATTAGGGAGACCAGCAGAGGGCCTCTGggtttttgtccttcatcaaAGAACCTCAGAACCCTAGAAAGTAAAAATTCTCAAGACCTAAGTGTTTGAAAAGGCTTTTGAGGTCACCTTGGTGAGCTGGCCATGCCTCCAGGGGTCATGAGATAGGCTGACTTAATATGAAAGTTTTGAGGATGAGCAATCTCTGTCCTACTCAGATACGGACCCTTTCTCCCTATTCCCTTAGTGCCCAGAATGGGGCCTTGGTTGTCTTGAATGAATTGAATATAAATGTACAGCAGGTCTGGCGTGGGCCACCTAAGGCCTTCTTTGGGTCCTGCTTAGCTTAAGGGAATCAGCTAACGGCTATGCCTGCATTTTCCAGGAAGGTTTTTCCAGCCTATACCTACAGGAAGGGAAGTCCATAGTAGGTTGGGGGAATTTTGAACGCTAACTTGTATGGGATGAGAGGAAGAGAATAAGAGGCTGTTCTAGATCAACTGGAACTGACCAGTTTAGGGAGTTGGTGGAGGGAGCTCAGAGAATAAGGCCCTGAGATAGAACCTCACTGGGGTAGAGGTGGGGCATTATGGGGAGCTGTATGTTGACATCTGGGATAAAAATTCCAATCTGCACCTGGCATCTGGCATTCTTGATAATCTCTTCATGGGAGAGGTGGGGGAAGTGAGAACGCTGAGCAATTCTGGTATCTCCTTGGAAATTGCTGGGGACTTGGAAACAGACACTGGCATCTGGGAGGAGTCTAATTACTGTTTGCcagtctccctctctccttccctccagctgGAACAGGTGGGCAGCCGGCAGGCTGGCAGTGTATGTCTGTGTATGCACGTGGCTGGTGCTATTTCTTTGCTGGACTCTGCCCTGAGGGCTGAGACAGGAAAGGTCAGTAGCCTTGAACAGCAGGTTTGGACACACACCTCCTCCCAAGTCTGTGTTTCTCTGTAGTCATATCTGAATCTTTAGTATACAGTATATAAGAGTGGATTGTGTAGTAGGGGGTGTCTGATGGCCAGAGAGCTggtaggtgggggagggaagttgGCCCAAGATGGGTGGGTGAAATTTCCTAAAGCAGGTGGCCTGAGGATTGAGGTTAGGAAAGGAATGAGCTTGGTAGTCATAGGATAGGCTTGGCTGCAGATGGAATCAGAAGGACAGGTGAGACCATGTATGCCTTGAACTTCAATTTGCAAAGCTTACACTGCTGAACTTCATCATGGGGGTCATGAGCAGCTCCCTAAACTAAGGAGAGATGTAATCTGATAAGTGTTTCAGAAAGATCACTATAGTTGCTGTGAGCAGAAGGCATTGGAGGAAAACAAGTTGAAAGCAGGGAGGCCTATTGGGGAAGTGTTGCAATGATACAGGGGAGAAATGACAGTGCTCTAACTAGGGTAGGGGCCAACAGGACAGTGGGTGAGTGCTAGAGACAAAGCCAGAAGGTAGCTGGCCCACAGATGTGGTGCTGGGAGCAGAGCAGGAAGGTGGGCAGGGAAATGGACTTGGTGATCCTGATGGCTGAGAGCAGAGTGGAGTTTGAGAGCAAAGAGAGGGAGATGTGAGAAGCCACCAAGCCCCCATGCTAGGCTCCTGACCCCAGTCCTAAAGTCCAAACCCAACCTTGCCCCCCCTCCAAACCAGGCCCTTGGACTGAGTCTGGCTTTGAGTATCTTCTCTAATCTCCAGATTTAATATGGCTTCTGACTCAAGATTAAATTCCATGCCTGAACTGTTCCCCTTCATCTCTCCTCTCCCGCTCCTGGCATAGGAAAGCCAGCCTCCTGCTGTGTTAAAGGTCTTAAGGAGCTGGCTTGCTTATCCCCCCTCTCCCACCATGGCCACATCTCTGGGAAACCAGGCCATCTCCAGATTCCTCCCCTTCTCTTCAGCCTGAACTGCCTCCATGTGTGATCCAGGGAGGCTTGATTAATTCTGTGATCCTGGACAGCTCCCTGACCCTGTCAGGGTTTGTTCCTCCACCAGGAAAATGGTGATGAATATCATCTGCCCCTCCCCTGCAGAGTCCTGACTAATTTTGGCAAGCAGTGGGGCCCATGAGAAAGGTAGGTAAGATGCAGACAGAACGTCCTGGTAAGAGTAAAGCCCTTATGTCCCAGTATACACTTTCCCAAAATATACACTTCTTTCTTGCGGCAGCAAATGTAAATACTATGGAATGAGAAAGCTCAGTTccacctctctcttccccttcctgaCTCAGGCAGGCCAAGTTCAGATGGGCTTTGTCGGGTGGCCCCACTGCCTGCTCCTTCCTTAACTGGGGGCTGATGCCGCAGAATCCTCAGGAAAAGAGCCAGGCCTACCCCCGCCGCCGTGCTGGGAGCCACACAGGTCGTAAGAGCCCCGAGGCCGTCGCAGCTGCAACCATGTACACCTTCTTGCCTGACAACTTCTCGCCTACCAAGCCCAAGCCGTCCAAAGAGCTGAAGCCGCTGCTGGGCTCCGCagtgctggggctgctgctggtgCTGGCCGCGGTGGTGGCCTGGTGCTACTACAGCGCCTCTCTACGCAAGGCGGAACGCCTGCGCACCGAGCTGCTGGACCTCAACCGCGGCGGCTTCTCCATTCGCAACCAGAAGGGCGAGCAGGTCTTCCGCCTGGCCTTCCGCTCGGGCGCGCTGGACCTCGATTCCTGCAGCCGCGACGGCGCCCGGCTTGGCTGCTCTCGCACAGCGGATGGGCGCCCGCTGCACTTCTTCATCCAGACTGTGCGGCCCAAGGACACGGTCATGTGCTACCGCGTGCGCTGGGAGGAGGCGGCGCCGGTGCGCGCGGTGGAGCACGCCATGTTCCTGGGCGACGCGGGGGCGCACTGGTACGGCGGCGCGGAGATGAAGACCCAGCACTGGCCCATCCGCCTGGACGGCCAGCAGGAGCCTCAGCCCTTCGTCACCAGCGACGTCTACTCCTCCGACGCCGCATTTGGAGGCATCCTCGAGCGCTACTGGCTGTCGTCGCGTGCAGCTGCCATCAAGGTCAACGACTCAGTGCCCTTCCACCTGGGCTGGAACAGCACGGAGCGCTGTCTGCGGCTGCAGGCCCGCTACCACGACACGCCCTACAAGCCGCCCACCGGCCGCGCTGCTGCGCCCGAGCTCAGCTACCGCGTGTGTGTCGGCTCCGATGTCACTTCCATCCACAAATATATGGTGCGGCGCTATTTCAACAAGCCATCGAGGGTGCCAGCGCCTGAGGCCTTCCGGGACCCCATCTGGTCCACGTGGGTGCTGTACGGGCGTTCGGTGGACCAGGACAAGGTGCAGCGTTTCGCTCAGCAGATCCGCCAGCACCGCTTCAACAGCAGCCATCTAGAAATCGACGACATGTACACGCCTGCCTATGGCGACTTCGACTTCGATGAGACCAAGTTTCCCAACGCCAGCGACATGTTCCGCCGCCTGCGCGACGCTGGCTTTCGCGTCACGCTCTGGGTGCACCCGTTTGTCAACTACAACTCATCGTGCTTTGGCGAAGGCGTGGAGCGCGAGCTGTTTGTGCGTGAACCCACGGGCCGGCTGCCTGCTCTCGTGCGCTGGTGGAATGGCATCGGCGCCGTGCTCGACTTCACGCGCCCGGAGGCCCGCGACTGGTTTCAGGGGCATCTGCGGCGACTGCGTTCGCGCTACGCCGTGGCCTCCTTCAAGTTCGACGCTGGAGAGGTCAGCTATTTGCCGCGGGACTTCAGCACCTACAGGCCACTGTCCGACCCCAACATATGGAGCCGGCGCTACACAGAGATGGCGCTGCCCTTCTTCTCACTGGCCGAGGTCCGTGTGGGCTACCAGTCACAGAACATCTCGTGCTTCTTCCGCCTGGTGGACCGCGACTCGGTGTGGGGCTATGATCTGGGGCTGCGCTCGCTCATCCCCGCCGTGCTCACTGTCAGCATGCTGGGCTACCCGTTCATCCTGCCCGATATGGTGGGTGGCAACGCGGTGTCTGAGCGCACAGTGAGCGGCGGCGATGTGCCCGAGCGCGAGCTCTACGTGCGCTGGCTGGAAGTGGCCGCCTTCATGCCAGCTATGCAGTTCTCCGTTCCACCCTGGCGGTACGACGCCGAAGTGGTGGCCATCGCGCACAAGTTCACTGCACTGAGGGCCTCACTCGTGGCGCCGCTGTTGCTGGAGCTGGCTGGTGAGGTCACTGACACGGGAGACCCCATCGTGCGCCCCCTCTGGTGGATCGCGCCCGGCGACGAGACGGCGCACCGCATCGACTCACAGTTCCTCATCGGAGACACGCTGCTTGTGGCGCCGGTACTGGAGCCAGGCAAGCAGGAGCGGGATGTCTACCTGCCCGCAGGCAAGTGGCGCAGCTATAAGGGTGAGCTTTTCGACAAGACACCAGTGCTGCTCACGGATTACCCCGTTGACCTGGACGAGGTCGCCTACTTCATCTGGGCATCCTGACCCAGCCCGGGACCCAGAAACCACACAGCCCTAACCCCAGTCTTCATGTAGGCCTCTAACCCTGCATCACAGCCACACCGTGTATCCCCAGGAAGTCCCCACCTCTGTACCACCCACTAAGTGGGTACTGAAGTAAATGTGCTGGAGCCAACTCCTGTAGGGCCAGGGGAGAAGATGCTGAAGCAACCTCCCACTCCAGTGCACAATCCTAAcagctctctttctctccatacTCACTCCAGTCTACAGAAACCTCTTCCCTGGGCCGGGGGCAAGAGAGCACAGAGGAAAAAGGTCAGCTGTCTTCCTGTTAAACACGGTTGGGTTTTAAAAGCACAGAGAGAAACCTCACCCTCCATCCTGGCCTGAGTGGCCATCTTTGTCCTGAGGTGGTGACTTGTTCCTCTTTAAGGTCCCAAAATAGCCCCCAGCCACACTTAGAAAGGGCACATTTTCGGTGTTGGAAGCCAGGTCCTGAGTCCCCAGCACTGGCCTGACCTGTGGCTGACCTGGCCCCACCCCAGCTGGCGAGAAGAGACAGAGGTACTTGGCCAACTGACAAGGAGGCAGGAGGTCCCCTCCCAAAGGACAGGTGGCCTAGGCTCAGCACAGACCCATCATCATTGTCCCTCATTTGTGAAGAGCTCCTGATACCGCACTTATGCATCTGTGTACACACATGGTTCAGCCCTGGCCAGGGCCACCGCCTGATGGGCAAAGACTTGCAAGGCCATGCAGGCCAGACCTGATGCCTTAACTcaagaacgtgtgtgtgtgtgtgtgtgtgtgtgtgagagagagagagagagagagagagagagagggagagagggagagaggcaccATATGTCCGTGGTGCAGTACCTCCGAGGCTGCATAAGCCTGGAAGGAGAGGCCAGGGAGCAAATCTGAGGTTTTGATTGTTGACTTGGTCCCTTCCTAGGTGATGTCTCTGGGACTCTAGTAGGAAATAAACAGTCCTTTCCAGATTCCTCAGCTGCCTCACTCCCGGCACACGTGAGGTGTGGCTTAAAAGGGAGTGATGTTAGGGActgccctggcagtccagtggttaggactctgtgcttccattgcagggggcacaggttcgatccctagtctgggaaccCCACAAGTGGGGGGTGCagccagaaatagaaaaaaaaaggggagggagcGATGTTCTTATTCTGGTAGTGGTGTGCTTTAGCACAAAAACTACTGCGCACATCGACACCTACAAATATACATACAGGGTAAGGTCTTTCATTTTAGCCACTTTCCCTTTCTAAGAAAAGCAACCTCAGCCAGAGTGAGTTTCTCCTGACTTTACAGCTGAGTCTGGGGAAGGAGTGGCTTGCCAGATGGGGGAGGTGGGAAACAGGGCAGAGCTCAGCTTCCCTTAATGGCTTGGACAGCAGAATCAGTCCCTCACCCCCTAGAGAATGCATCTCTTTGcccactcctccaccccctcTATTTTCTCAGTGTGAAGATTGCTATGCTAATGAAAGTTTAGGAGCACTCACCCATGATTCTACCACTCACTCATCTGCAAGCTGCGTGGCCTTACGTAAGCTGCttaacctcactgagcctcagtttcctcatatgtaaaatggtgataataatgctACCTCCCAGGTTGTTAAGGGAATTATAAGCACAGATTTATATAAGGTGCCTAGCacaagtaggtgctcaataaaagctaatataatgggttttttttttttttcttgtttaaaaataacatgGATTTTTTCcaggccccagctcccagcccaacTGGCTCCCTCTGGGCCTGCATGTGACACCCTCTTCCCAAACCTCTGCACATAGCACCCAGTTGAACTCTGAGTTTGTGACCCGAGGGACACTGTGATCCAGGAGAGAGGCAAGAGAAGAGACATCTGAAGTGGAATGTCAGGAGCCAGGAGTCGCCAGGAGATGGGGAGTAAATGGAATTAGCTTCCCTCTCCTTTTTGTCAAGAGCATTTACTAATCAGTATTCAGTGATGAGTCTCCCTGGGCCCTGGTGCACAGCCATGGGCTGTGTGTGGAGTGACTGTAGAAGGAGGGCACCCAGGCTGGGTCCTGGAAACCTCCCTAAATGGCTGGAGAGCATGACTCACACTTGAATGGCCCTCCACTTGCTATGCAGTCTGAAGCCCGTTGACCTAACCTCtcgagccttggtttcttcatctttaaaatagaatttctaggATTCACTGAGATGTGTCTGTAAAGTACTTATGCAAAATTTGGCAAAGAGTGTTAAATAAATGGTAACGCCTATCAACTCTTAATTCGAaacaaggaacaaagaaaaactcTGCCTAAAACTGATACTGTACCCTATTGGGTAGCCTCTAGCCACATGTtgcttcttaaatttaattttaaaattaattaaaattaaacattaagaATCCAGTTCTTCAggcacactagccacatttcaagtgttcaaaagCCATGTGTGACTAGTGGCTcacatattggacagtgcagattatagaacatttccatagTTGCATAAAGTTCTATACCCCAGGACCAAGTAGTGTGTGCTGTCTGAGATGGCATGGGGGTTGaggctgggtaaagtaatctggAAGGCCTAAGCCATCTGGCATGGAGGAGGAGTACCCTTTAGAAGGGCATTGatggaattccctggaggtccagtggttaggactccacacttccactgcagggggcccgggttcgatccctggccgctggggaactaagatcccacatgccatgcagtgtggccaatttaaaaaaaaaaaagatctgaagtGAGGTCAAATAAAACGTTAAGAATTTTAGAAGGGCATTGAGGGCAGGCAGCTtagatgggggaggggacacaCCATGCCCACTGAACACTCACTGTGTGCTGGGACAGGGCCAAAGGGAAGAGTGCCCTTGACTGGCCAAATCCCAGCAAACTAGCCCTTGGCTTGCAATCTGGTTTCTAATCTGGCCTCTGCCATTGACCTTGTTAATCACAAAAGCACAGATGAACAAGCTAAAACGGTGAGAGAGGAGGGCACTGGCCTGAGTCACACAGAAGATTAGTACCCAAGACTGGACTGGAACCTGGTGGTCTGTATCAAGAAGCCTAGAATCTCCAGCCCAGTCTTCACCCATCTTTCAACAGCCTGGGCCAGCCCCGGCCTATACATATCCAAGGCTGGGGAGCCACTGAAATGTGTGTCTCTGAAGCTGCCACCCAATGGGCCTGATTCTAGGCCAGCAAGTGTTTCCCTTTCCCCTACTGACGACAAAAAGGAGAGGTTCAAGAAGTTGGGCAGCAGTGGCTGGAATGGTAGGAACCATGAGGAAGAGCTGGTcttgggatggggaaggggagggaagtggGCTAGAAGCTACCTCTACCCCTGTTTGCTAGGACGCCAGAAACTCTTCCCTTTTAGAGCCTTGTCCAACACCCCGTCTCTGCCAGCACCTCTTGTacattccaaatttctctctctctctctgtagatCTGGGTAAGGAGGGAGGGCTGCCCCTCCTCCATGGAGCTTTCAGTAGCTTTGTCATGGCCAGAGTTCCCCATTGGTCTTTTCTGtacccctgggctgggggtgggggtgaggaggctGGTATGCAGGAACAGGGAGCTTCCTTCTCCAGAGGTAATGGGGAGGGACTGAGTGGCCACTGCAGGAAATCTGGGACTGGGGCCTAACACCCCCATTCTGTGACCGTGTGTACCCTAAGAG containing:
- the MYORG gene encoding myogenesis-regulating glycosidase isoform X3 → MPQNPQEKSQAYPRRRAGSHTGRKSPEAVAAATMYTFLPDNFSPTKPKPSKELKPLLGSAVLGLLLVLAAVVAWCYYSASLRKAERLRTELLDLNRGGFSIRNQKGEQVFRLAFRSGALDLDSCSRDGARLGCSRTADGRPLHFFIQTVRPKDTVMCYRVRWEEAAPVRAVEHAMFLGDAGAHWYGGAEMKTQHWPIRLDGQQEPQPFVTSDVYSSDAAFGGILERYWLSSRAAAIKVNDSVPFHLGWNSTERCLRLQARYHDTPYKPPTGRAAAPELSYRVCVGSDVTSIHKYMVRRYFNKPSRVPAPEAFRDPIWSTWVLYGRSVDQDKVQRFAQQIRQHRFNSSHLEIDDMYTPAYGDFDFDETKFPNASDMFRRLRDAGFRVTLWVHPFVNYNSSCFGEGVERELFVREPTGRLPALVRWWNGIGAVLDFTRPEARDWFQGHLRRLRSRYAVASFKFDAGEVSYLPRDFSTYRPLSDPNIWSRRYTEMALPFFSLAEVRVGYQSQNISCFFRLVDRDSVWGYDLGLRSLIPAVLTVSMLGYPFILPDMVGGNAVSERTVSGGDVPERELYVRWLEVAAFMPAMQFSVPPWRYDAEVVAIAHKFTALRASLVAPLLLELAGEVTDTGDPIVRPLWWIAPGDETAHRIDSQFLIGDTLLVAPVLEPGKQERDVYLPAGKWRSYKGELFDKTPVLLTDYPVDLDEVAYFIWAS
- the MYORG gene encoding myogenesis-regulating glycosidase isoform X1, whose protein sequence is MPQNPQEKSQAYPRRRAGSHTGRKSPEAVAAATMYTFLPDNFSPTKPKPSKELKPLLGSAVLGLLLVLAAVVAWCYYSASLRKAERLRTELLDLNRGGFSIRNQKGEQVFRLAFRSGALDLDSCSRDGARLGCSRTADGRPLHFFIQTVRPKDTVMCYRVRWEEAAPVRAVEHAMFLGDAGAHWYGGAEMKTQHWPIRLDGQQEPQPFVTSDVYSSDAAFGGILERYWLSSRAAAIKVNDSVPFHLGWNSTERCLRLQARYHDTPYKPPTGRAAAPELSYRVCVGSDVTSIHKYMVRRYFNKPSRVPAPEAFRDPIWSTWVLYGRSVDQDKVQRFAQQIRQHRFNSSHLEIDDMYTPAYGDFDFDETKFPNASDMFRRLRDAGFRVTLWVHPFVNYNSSCFGEGVERELFVREPTGRLPALVRWWNGIGAVLDFTRPEARDWFQGHLRRLRSRYAVASFKFDAGEVSYLPRDFSTYRPLSDPNIWSRRYTEMALPFFSLAEVRVGYQSQNISCFFRLVDRDSVWGYDLGLRSLIPAVLTVSMLGYPFILPDMVGGNAVSERTVSGGDVPERELYVRWLEVAAFMPAMQFSVPPWRYDAEVVAIAHKFTALRASLVAPLLLELAGEVTDTGDPIVRPLWWIAPGDETAHRIDSQFLIGDTLLVAPVLEPGKQERDVYLPAGKWRSYKGPSSQPNWLPLGLHVTPSSQTSAHSTQLNSEFVTRGTL
- the MYORG gene encoding myogenesis-regulating glycosidase isoform X2, which translates into the protein MPQNPQEKSQAYPRRRAGSHTGRKSPEAVAAATMYTFLPDNFSPTKPKPSKELKPLLGSAVLGLLLVLAAVVAWCYYSASLRKAERLRTELLDLNRGGFSIRNQKGEQVFRLAFRSGALDLDSCSRDGARLGCSRTADGRPLHFFIQTVRPKDTVMCYRVRWEEAAPVRAVEHAMFLGDAGAHWYGGAEMKTQHWPIRLDGQQEPQPFVTSDVYSSDAAFGGILERYWLSSRAAAIKVNDSVPFHLGWNSTERCLRLQARYHDTPYKPPTGRAAAPELSYRVCVGSDVTSIHKYMVRRYFNKPSRVPAPEAFRDPIWSTWVLYGRSVDQDKVQRFAQQIRQHRFNSSHLEIDDMYTPAYGDFDFDETKFPNASDMFRRLRDAGFRVTLWVHPFVNYNSSCFGEGVERELFVREPTGRLPALVRWWNGIGAVLDFTRPEARDWFQGHLRRLRSRYAVASFKFDAGEVSYLPRDFSTYRPLSDPNIWSRRYTEMALPFFSLAEVRVGYQSQNISCFFRLVDRDSVWGYDLGLRSLIPAVLTVSMLGYPFILPDMVGGNAVSERTVSGGDVPERELYVRWLEVAAFMPAMQFSVPPWRYDAEVVAIAHKFTALRASLVAPLLLELAGEVTDTGDPIVRPLWWIAPGDETAHRIDSQFLIGDTLLVAPVLEPGKQERDVYLPAGPSSQPNWLPLGLHVTPSSQTSAHSTQLNSEFVTRGTL